In Armatimonadota bacterium, the genomic window TGCGAATGCTGTTGGCGCCACTTGCGTTATGGCATTAGGCGCAACTACGGGAATTAAAAGTCTAGAGGATACACTATATTTCATGGAGCATACTCCGACATGTTAAGTAGTGAGCTGAGGACAAAATATCTTAAATTCTTTGAGGAACGAGGACACCTTATATACCCAAGTGATTCTCTCGTGCCCGATGATCCCACCTTGCTATTTACCAGCGCTGGGATGGTTCAGTTCAAGCCATATTTTATTGGCGCACGCAAGCCTCCGAGGAGTCGTATAACTACCGCTCAGAAATGTCTGCGAACTGGAGACTTGGAAGTAGTAGGAACAACACCATTCCACCATACTTTTTTTGAAATGATGGGCAACTTCTCGTTTGGCGACTATTTCAAAAAAGAGGCAATTGCTTGGGCATGGGAGTTTCTTACGAAAGTTCTTGGTTTCTCCCCAAACGACCTTTGGGTTAGTGTTTATGAGAACGACGACGAGGCATATGAAATCTGGGAGAAAATAGTTGGTGTTCCGAATGAGCGCATTGTTCGTCTAGGGGCTGGAAAGAACTATTGGCCTCCAAATGCACCAACCGAAGGTCCAAATGGCCCATGTGGGCCGTGCTCTGAGATATTCTTTGACTATGGTGCAGACGTTGGCTGCAAGCGACCAAATTGCGACCCTTCTTGCGATTGTGCAAGGTTTAGCGAGGTTTGGAATCTTGTTTTTATGCAATACAATCGCGAAGAAGATGGTACGCTAACGCCGCTGCCCCAAAAAAACATCGATACGGGTCTTGGGCTCGAACGTGTTACAGCAATTCTCCAAGGCACGCCTACAAACTTCGAGACCGATTTGTTTTTCCCAATTATCAAAAGCATTGAAGAGGTAAGTGGGGCGAAGTACCAAGCAAAGGAATCAGATGCTGACATAGCCTTCCGCGTTATTGCCGACCATATCCGGGCGATGGTTTTTGCAATTGCGGATGGTGTTCTTCCGTCGAACGTAGGAAGAGGATATGTTTTGCGGCGAATTATCCGCAGGGCAGTATTAAAAGGCAGATTGCTTGGCCTCCAGGAACCATTCCTAGACCGAATTGCACCTGTTGTGGTTGAGGTTATGAAAGACCCTTACCCAGAGCTGGTGGAACGGGAAGGGCACGTATGCAGGACTATAAGAGCTGATGAGGAAAAATTCCTGCGCACTTTAAACCAAGGGATGCAGAAGTTGGAGGAGGCAATAGAGGCTGTACTCAAGGGCAGTGGTGGTGCAGAGAAAGTGCTTCCAGGAATGGAGGCGTTTGTTCTCTATGATACTTACGGATTCCCTTTGGAGCTTACAGAAGAGATTGCCGCCGAACACGGACTGCGCGTAGATATCCAAGGCTTCAATGAGGCGATGGAGGAACAGCGCAGAAAAGCCAGAGAAGGAAGCGAAATTCCCTCTGAACTATTCGCTGCAAGCCTCATGACACTTGCTGAAATAGAAAAAGAAGAGCCTGAGACGGAGTTTGTTGGCTATGATATGCTAATTTCAGAATCGAAAATAGTTGGCATTCTGAAAAATGGAGAACTTGTTGATTCTGCTTCCCAGAATGATGAAATTGAACTTGTGTTGGACCGAACACCTTTCTACGCCGAGTCTGGAGGACAAGTAGGCGATAAAGGCATTATTACAACAAAAGAAGGCGCAGAAGTCGCTGTAGAGCATACATACCGAGCTGGTTCGCTTATTGTACATTCTGGCAGGGTTACCTCTGGAAAATTGAGCCGTGGGGAGAGAGTAACGGCTGCGGTAGACAGTGTGCGAAGAATGGCGACTATGCGCAACCATACAGCAACTCACTTGCTCCATAAGGCGCTTAGAGTAGTGCTCGGCGAACATGTTGTCCAGTCTGGTTCGTCGGTTGACCCCGAACGACTGAGGTTTGACTTTACGCACCCCTCGCCACTTTCGCCTGAGGAATTAGCGCGGGTAGAAAGTATTGTAAATACCGAGATATATAATAGCCTTCCTGTCGAAATTTACCAGACCACTCTTGAACAGGCGAAGGAGGACGGGGCAATGGCTCTATTTACCGAGAAATATGGCGGCCAGGTAAGAGTGGTAAGGATTGGCGACGTAAGTCTGGAACTTTGTGGCGGAACTCATGTGTCAAACACTAGTCAAGTTGGGATATTTAAAATCGTCAGCGAGAGTAGCGTTGGTGCAGGTCTTCGAAGAATCGAGGCAATGACTGGGCTTGCTGCGCTTGCATACCTAAATGAACGCGAGGCGCTTCTCAATGCCGCGGCGGAAATTCTGAGGACAGCTCCGACAGATGTCCCTGATGCTGTGCGCAGGCTCGTGGAGAATTTGAAAACTGCAGAAAAGCGAATTAGTGATCTCCAGCGTCGAATTGTTTCGGGCGGCGCAGAAGAGCTTGCCTCGAGAGCCGTTGATGTGAACGGTATAAAGCTCATCGCGGCAAGAGTTGAAGGCGATGCTGAGGCACTGAGCACGTTGGCAGATGGCTTGGCAAATAAACTAAAATCTGCTGTTGTTGTGCTAGGTGCCCCGGCAGATGGGAAAGTAATTTTTGTCAGTAAAGTCACCGCCGACCTTGTGAAAAAAGGTTTCAATGCCGGCGATATAATACGTGAGGTGGCAAAGGTTGCAGGCGGAGGTGGTGGAGGACGCCCAGATTTTGCGCAGGCTGGCGGGCGTGATGTCGGCAAACTTGACGAAGCACTTGAGAAAGCTAGGGAGCTTGTGAAAAAGAAAGCAGAGAGTAGCGCCCCATAACTTTTTTGTGCTTGCAATTAAAGACATGCGGTATATGGGTTTAGATGTGGGTGATAAAACAATCGGCGTTGCCATAAGCGATGAGCTTGGAATGGTGGCAACGCCATTAACTGTAATACGGCGAAGCACAAGCGTTAAGAAAGACATTGCCGAGATTAAAAAGCTGGCAGAAGCTTATCAAGTCGGCGTTATCGTCGTTGGATTGCCCCTAATGTTGGCAGGTACGGTTGGAGTCCAGGCAGAAAAGGCTAAGGAGTTTGTCGAAGCACTCAAGCCACATGTCAAAGTTCCAGTTGAACTTTGGGACGAACGGCTGACGACTGTTGAAGTGGAACGGATACTCGTCGAAGCAGACCAGTCGCGTGAAAATCGCAAAGCGGTTGTTGACAAACTAGCAGCGGCGGTGATGCTTCAATCCTATCTCAATCGTAAAAGGCGCGAGGTCCGCAATAGTGAGCAATCTTAGACGTATTGGCTTTTTGGCAGCATTCCTTCTGGCAATCGTGGCGTTAGGGGCTTTGCTTTGGCTTAGTTGGGGGGTATGGACGCCAGCAGGTCGCGACCGCAAAATAATGGTATTGATACCCAATGGTTCCTCTACCAAAAAAATTGCACATTTGCTGGCAAAATCGGGTGTTATCCGCAGCCCCTCTGGTTTTATTTTGCTTGCACTTTGGCAGCACAAAAGCGAAAGTCTCAAGCCCGGTGCGTACGAGCTCAGTCCTGCCATGACCCCCAGCAAAATTCTGAAGAAAATCGTCGCGGGCGATGTTAGCGCAAAGTGGGTTACGTTTCCAGAAGGGTTTACTACTTCGCAGATTGCCGAGCGTCTTCATGCAGAAGGCTTGGCAAATATGGATAGATTCTATAGCTTAGCACGAACCAGAGGGTCAGCTTTTACTACAAGCTTCCCACATCCAGGAGATGACTTAGAGGGCTACTTATTCCCAGATACCTATCTGATTTCCATTGGCAGCTCAGAGGAATCTATAATTCAAGAGATGCTCGATAATTTTGGAAAAAGAATAGCGGACCTGATGCCTGAAATTGCTGCAAGCGGCAT contains:
- the mltG gene encoding endolytic transglycosylase MltG produces the protein MSNLRRIGFLAAFLLAIVALGALLWLSWGVWTPAGRDRKIMVLIPNGSSTKKIAHLLAKSGVIRSPSGFILLALWQHKSESLKPGAYELSPAMTPSKILKKIVAGDVSAKWVTFPEGFTTSQIAERLHAEGLANMDRFYSLARTRGSAFTTSFPHPGDDLEGYLFPDTYLISIGSSEESIIQEMLDNFGKRIADLMPEIAASGMNLHEIVILASLIEREARISKDRPLISAVLRNRLSKGMHLECDATILYALGRHKSRLFYRDLGIDSPYNTYRYPGLPPGPIANPGLASIKAALHPANVDYLYYVAKRDGSHIFSRTLEEHNRAKQIARGGTGR
- the ruvX gene encoding Holliday junction resolvase RuvX; this translates as MRYMGLDVGDKTIGVAISDELGMVATPLTVIRRSTSVKKDIAEIKKLAEAYQVGVIVVGLPLMLAGTVGVQAEKAKEFVEALKPHVKVPVELWDERLTTVEVERILVEADQSRENRKAVVDKLAAAVMLQSYLNRKRREVRNSEQS
- the alaS gene encoding alanine--tRNA ligase — translated: MLSSELRTKYLKFFEERGHLIYPSDSLVPDDPTLLFTSAGMVQFKPYFIGARKPPRSRITTAQKCLRTGDLEVVGTTPFHHTFFEMMGNFSFGDYFKKEAIAWAWEFLTKVLGFSPNDLWVSVYENDDEAYEIWEKIVGVPNERIVRLGAGKNYWPPNAPTEGPNGPCGPCSEIFFDYGADVGCKRPNCDPSCDCARFSEVWNLVFMQYNREEDGTLTPLPQKNIDTGLGLERVTAILQGTPTNFETDLFFPIIKSIEEVSGAKYQAKESDADIAFRVIADHIRAMVFAIADGVLPSNVGRGYVLRRIIRRAVLKGRLLGLQEPFLDRIAPVVVEVMKDPYPELVEREGHVCRTIRADEEKFLRTLNQGMQKLEEAIEAVLKGSGGAEKVLPGMEAFVLYDTYGFPLELTEEIAAEHGLRVDIQGFNEAMEEQRRKAREGSEIPSELFAASLMTLAEIEKEEPETEFVGYDMLISESKIVGILKNGELVDSASQNDEIELVLDRTPFYAESGGQVGDKGIITTKEGAEVAVEHTYRAGSLIVHSGRVTSGKLSRGERVTAAVDSVRRMATMRNHTATHLLHKALRVVLGEHVVQSGSSVDPERLRFDFTHPSPLSPEELARVESIVNTEIYNSLPVEIYQTTLEQAKEDGAMALFTEKYGGQVRVVRIGDVSLELCGGTHVSNTSQVGIFKIVSESSVGAGLRRIEAMTGLAALAYLNEREALLNAAAEILRTAPTDVPDAVRRLVENLKTAEKRISDLQRRIVSGGAEELASRAVDVNGIKLIAARVEGDAEALSTLADGLANKLKSAVVVLGAPADGKVIFVSKVTADLVKKGFNAGDIIREVAKVAGGGGGGRPDFAQAGGRDVGKLDEALEKARELVKKKAESSAP